The following proteins come from a genomic window of Triticum aestivum cultivar Chinese Spring chromosome 6A, IWGSC CS RefSeq v2.1, whole genome shotgun sequence:
- the LOC123132192 gene encoding CRS2-associated factor 2, mitochondrial codes for MLFSPKLLSWTCPRQSQAQAALLRRLFCAFYPTNLDDDDPPFTRIPKSPPRAPTPPPPPKPKDQPAKISPDEPAHSDLPFDFQYSYSETDPAWKPIGFREPTRFSPFGPGRLDRPWDGVAARAEGNREDVYGSASSRDEVLGEALSEAEVAELVERYRHSDCSRQINLGKGGVTHNMLDDIHNHWRRAEAVRIKCLGVATLDMDNICFHLEDKTGGIIIHCSINILILYRGRNYDPKQRPVIPLMLWKPLAPIYPKVVQNVAEGLTFEETKEMRNRGLHSPPLMKLTRNGVYVNVVDKVREAFKTSEVVRLDCSHTGTSDCKRIGVKLRDLVPCIPILFKDEQIILWRGKRDQEDSVSAHCTSPPQ; via the exons ATGCTCTTCAGTCCAAAGCTTCTCTCATGGACGTGCCCCAGACAGTCACAAGCCCAGGCTGCTCTGCTCCGCCGCCTATTTTGCGCCTTCTACCCAACCAACCTCGACGATGATGATCCCCCATTTACACGAATCCCCAAAAGTCcacctcgagctccaacgccgccgccgccgccgaagcccaaAGACCAGCCTGCCAAGATCAGCCCCGACGAGCCGGCACACTCCGACCTTCCATTCGACTTCCAGTACTCGTACTCGGAGACTGACCCGGCTTGGAAGCCCATTGGATTCCGCGAGCCCACCCGGTTTTCGCCCTTTGGCCCCGGCCGCCTTGACCGGCCTTGGGACGGCGTCGCCGCGCGTGCCGAAGGGAACAGAGAGGATGTTTATGGCAGTGCGAGTAGTAGGGATGAGGTGCTTGGCGAGGCGCTGTCGGAAGCGGAGGTGGCAGAGCTCGTGGAGAGGTACCGGCACAGCGACTGCTCCCGGCAGATCAATTTGG GGAAAGGTGGTGTAACTCATAATATGCTCGATGACATCCACAACCACTGGAGACGTGCAGAAGCGGTCAGAATCAAATGTCTTGGGGTTGCAACTCTTGACATGGACAATATATGCTTCCATCTTGAG GATAAAACAGGTGGGATAATCATACACTGTAGCATAAATATACTCATCCTATATCGTGGCCGGAACTATGATCCAAAACAACGGCCTGTCATACCATTGATGTTGTGGAAGCCATTGGCTCCTATTTATCCTAAGGTTGTCCAAAATGTTGCGGAAGGGTTGACTTTTGAGGAAACAAAAGAAATGAGAAACAGAGGATTACATTCGCCACCGCTTATGAAACTGA CTAGGAATGGTGTTTATGTTAATGTTGTTGACAAAGTGAGAGAGGCCTTTAAGACTTCGGAAGTTGTGAGACTAGATTGCTCTCACACCGGCACTAGTGATTGCAAAAGAATTGGTGTGAAGTTGCGG GATTTGGTTCCATGCATTCCTATATTATTTAAAGATGAACAAATTATTCTCTGGAGAGGGAAGCGGGACCAGGAGGACTCTGTTTCAGCTCATTGTACTTCTCCACCACAATGA
- the LOC123132194 gene encoding fatty acid desaturase 4, chloroplastic, protein MPAMYALTPRCTLPPVHRRAPPPCRAASPTPAALARADPDELRSTWPQRAWTLAGSAAVLSSLSASASLAADSGSYAEPLAAALAAYTVADLATGVYHWLVDNYGDASTPLVGAQIAAFQGHHRHPSTITRREPCNNLHALARAVALALPAVEGAAAAAHAPAAAHAFAGTFAACVVLSQQFHAWAHEKRRRLPPGVEALQAAGVLVSRAQHAAHHRQPYSTNYCILSGVWNGVLDRHKVFEALEMVVFFRTGVRPRSWDETQAAWMEDTSGAAAVTAIAVTDSS, encoded by the coding sequence ATGCCAGCCATGTACGCGCTGACCCCCCGCTGCACCCTCCCGCCGGTgcaccgccgcgcgccgccgccgtgccgggCGGCCTCGCCGACGCCGGCGGCGCTGGCCCGCGCCGACCCGGACGAGCTGCGGTCCACGTGGCCGCAGCGCGCGTGGACGCTGGCCGGCTCGGCCGCCGTGCTCTCCTCGCTCTCCGCGtccgcctccctcgccgccgactccGGCTCCTACGccgagccgctcgccgccgccctcgccgcctacACCGTCGCCGACCTCGCCACGGGCGTCTACCACTGGCTCGTCGACAACTACGGGGACGCCTCCACGCCCCTCGTCGGCGCGCAGATCGCCGCCTTCCAGGGCCACCACCGCCACCCCTCCACCATCACGCGCCGGGAGCCCTGCAACAACCTGCACGCGCTGGCGCGCGCCGTCGCGCTCGCGCTCCCCGCcgtggagggcgcggcggccgccgcccacGCGCCGGCCGCCGCGCACGCCTTCGCGGGGACCTTCGCGGCGTGCGTGGTGCTGAGCCAGCAGTTCCACGCATGGGCGCACGAGAAACGCCGCCGGCTGCCGCCCGGCGTCGAGGCGCTGCAGGCCGCCGGCGTGCTGGTGTCGCGCGCGCAGCACGCCGCGCACCACCGCCAGCCCTACAGCACCAACTACTGCATCCTCAGCGGCGTGTGGAACGGGGTGCTGGACAGGCACAAGGTGTTCGAGGCGCTGGAGATGGTCGTCTTCTTCCGCACCGGCGTCCGCCCGCGGTCGTGGGACGAAACGCAGGCCGCCTGGATGGAGGACACCAgcggcgccgccgccgtcaccgccaTCGCTGTTACTGACAGTTCGTAA